A genomic stretch from Anaerolinea thermophila UNI-1 includes:
- a CDS encoding rod shape-determining protein: MALFTRELGIDLGTTNTIIVEGNQILINEPTVVAVVVAEQKMVESGRAARDMYGRVSDAIEVVWPLQHGVIAEYEKTENFLKFLVRKVSGPMQLFPPRIMLTVPYGVTSVESRAVHEAGLGAGREVFLIPQPIAAALGVDLPIGTPSGNMVLSIGGGTVQAAVLAMYDIVRAETLRTGGIRMDEAIISYVRKKYGVIIGQPTAEQLKIRLGAAIPQDQQQTMEVQGQDQVSGLPKPVSLTSEDIIEALQEPLQEVVACAKRVLEKTPPELIADIIDRGVALCGGGALLKGIDRYLTKALGIPAYLVDNPTTCTAEGAARAFSMREALSRSLLPT; the protein is encoded by the coding sequence ATGGCATTATTCACGCGTGAATTGGGCATTGATTTGGGAACAACGAACACCATCATTGTCGAAGGCAACCAGATTCTGATTAATGAACCCACGGTAGTGGCAGTAGTGGTGGCTGAACAAAAGATGGTGGAGTCAGGTAGAGCGGCGCGTGATATGTACGGCCGAGTCTCTGATGCTATTGAAGTGGTTTGGCCTCTTCAACACGGTGTCATTGCAGAATACGAAAAAACCGAAAATTTCCTGAAGTTTCTGGTTCGTAAAGTCTCAGGCCCTATGCAATTGTTCCCTCCGCGGATTATGCTCACTGTCCCCTATGGGGTCACCAGTGTGGAAAGCCGCGCTGTTCATGAAGCGGGGCTTGGGGCCGGCAGAGAGGTATTCCTAATTCCACAACCCATTGCCGCGGCTTTGGGGGTGGATTTACCCATCGGTACACCTTCGGGAAACATGGTTCTTTCAATTGGTGGTGGGACTGTGCAGGCTGCCGTGCTGGCAATGTATGATATTGTTCGGGCTGAAACGCTTCGTACGGGCGGTATTCGGATGGATGAAGCCATTATCTCGTACGTGCGTAAAAAATATGGCGTGATTATTGGTCAGCCTACCGCTGAACAGTTGAAAATCCGACTTGGGGCAGCCATTCCCCAAGATCAACAGCAAACCATGGAAGTCCAGGGGCAGGATCAGGTCAGTGGGCTTCCCAAACCCGTGTCCTTAACCAGCGAGGATATTATTGAAGCCCTGCAGGAACCTTTGCAGGAAGTAGTTGCTTGTGCGAAACGGGTTTTGGAAAAAACTCCTCCCGAATTGATTGCCGACATTATTGATCGGGGTGTCGCTCTTTGTGGAGGAGGCGCTCTTCTCAAAGGAATTGACAGGTACTTAACCAAAGCCCTGGGAATTCCCGCT